CTCGTTCGGCTCGCCGCCACCAGCTCGGGGTCCCCGCCGTACTCGGATGCTCGTGTGAGGGCGGCGTCGATTGTCGCCTGGTCGGCAGTCTCGGGATCGGGCAGTCGAGTGGCACCCAGCGCCGGCAGCGCCGTCGGCGCAGGAAGATCAGTGATGGTCATGCCGGTCGCCGTGGCGCTGAGCCGGACGATGACGGCCTGGCTCGGCGACCGGTTGAACGAGCCGTCGAGTGCCGAACTGAGCGTCCTGTACTGAACGACGATGTCGTACCGGCCCGGCTCGGCCGACTCGACGGCGACTGCTCTGGCCCACTCGACGTAGCTGGTCGACGTTGACCTGCCGTGCGGTAGCAGGGCGAGCACCTCGTCTGAGAGGTACCCGTGCAAGGCGTCCGTCGTCGCGCCGTTGCCATCCACGGTGAAGAAGTCGGTGACGAAGGTCTCGGCGCTGGCGACCGCCAGCCGGATCTCCTCGTCCGGGAGCACTGCCATGAGATCGGCTTCCGAGTAGAGCGCCGGCTCCGGGGGGGTCGTGCCGGGGAGGGTCGTCGCCACGGGAGCGGAGGTGGCGACGACGACGGGGGCGGCGGCCGGTGGCTGGGGCTCGCCGGCGGAGTCTGCGCCGATGACACGTGCGCCCAGCATCCCCACGGCGAGGGCGGCCACCGCAACGGCGCCGAGGACATACAGGCGGGCCCGGTCGGGGGTGGCGGCTTCGGCCAGCCGGGC
This genomic interval from Acidimicrobiia bacterium contains the following:
- a CDS encoding conjugal transfer protein, which encodes MEPVDREELEHIPWARLAEAATPDRARLYVLGAVAVAALAVGMLGARVIGADSAGEPQPPAAAPVVVATSAPVATTLPGTTPPEPALYSEADLMAVLPDEEIRLAVASAETFVTDFFTVDGNGATTDALHGYLSDEVLALLPHGRSTSTSYVEWARAVAVESAEPGRYDIVVQYRTLSSALDGSFNRSPSQAVIVRLSATATGMTITDLPAPTALPALGATRLPDPETADQATIDAALTRASEYGGDPELVAASRTSDGWRVIVTVAGPGDIRWPLRVDVG